CCGGTCAACAGGCCCACGCAAACGGCGACGAGGAGCAGGAGAATGAAGACCGGTCCCATCGCGGCAGGTTAGCACGAACGCCGGCGGACGGACGCCGACTTTCCCGAGGCAAGCGGCTCCTTGCCTCCGGCCGCCGGGGCCACCAGATTGGATCCATAGAGTCGAGAGCCGTCGGCAGGCGGCAGGGAGTTGCCCTTGTCCACAAGTGCCGGGAACGGGAGGCCGGGATCGACCGCGGGCTTGACCCTGCTCGAGACCCTGGTGGCCCTCGCCCTGGTGGCCATCCTGACCAGCCTGGCCGTACCCACCTTCGGCCGCGCCCTGGTCGCCGCCCGCCAGCAGCGCCTGGCAGCGGCGGCGGGACAGATCTTCACCGCCGTCCGCCGTTACCAGGCGGATCACGGGCACCCTCCGGCACCCGGCTCGCTTCGCCCCGATGGCTTCAATCTCCGCACCCTGACTCCCCTGGCCGATCGGGGTTATCTCGCGGGCCCCGAAGCGATCCTCACCCAGCTCAAGGATCGTCGCGTCACCGCCTACGACACCTCGGGGCCGGACGGGTCGAGTGGTTTCTGGCTGCTGCTGATCGACGCCGACAGTCCCGAACTGCAGATTCTCGCCGCCAGCACGGACGACTTTCCCCTGGCCCCGGGCCGGTGGCTCGAGGGGATCTACCTGCTGCGCGGCGAGCAACTCGAGAAGCTGCGCGGGGCCCCGTCCCTGGCGCCGACCCGCAGGACCAGGGCGGCGGGCGGTCCCGGAGAACCTCCCCGTGGCTGATTCCAGGCGATACTGGAAGGAGTCGATCGGCGTGATTCCGGGCCGGGGGAAGAAGCGGAGCCGCTCTCCCGCCGCAAAGGGGCCTTCGGCGGCCCCGCAACGCGTGGCGGCGGCCCTGGACGACGCGCGGCAGGAACTGGCCGCGCGAGGGAACGCAGACACGCTCACAGGTGTCCAGAAGTCGGGCCACGCGGTCGCGCTGGCCAACGTGTGCCGGACCCTCGAATCCCTTCCGGCGGGCAGCATGGATTTCGCCCGCCAGGTCACGCGCCATTTGTGGCCGGCCTCCCCCGCGGACATCCGGCGCCTGGACACCATCGTGGAGGCCTATCCCCTGCTCTCCCCTCCGGCGCGGAACGCGGTCGGCAACGCGGTGCTCGTCCGGGCGCAGGGCGAACGGCTCCTCGAACGCGCGCCGGAACCGACGGTTTCCGCCCTGCTGACCCGTGCCTCCCACTGGCGTCGCCTGGAAGAACTGGCGGGGCGGACCCGGCAGCTCCTCTCCGGCGGCGACGACGACAAGGTGCTGCGGGCCGCCCTCGAACTGGTGCCCGAAAGCGTGGACCTCGTCACCAACGCCCATCTCGCCGAGTCCATGGCGGAGGTCGTCGACGCCCTCGCCGGAAACGTTCCACGGGGCGCGGCCCTTTCCCTCCCCGCCCTGGGGAGCGCCGCGCCGGCCATCGCCGACTCCCTGAAGGGTGAAAAGCCCTCGCTGCTCACCCTCGAGGTAGGTAGCGCGATATGCAGGGCCCTGGTCGCTCTCGACCAGTCCCGCAGGGACGAACTCGCCCCCCTGCGCCGGCTCCTCGGCCGAGTCTCCGAACGCCTGGAGGGGCAAATCAACGAAGTGCTGCGGGCCCATCGCCGGGACCCGGAAGCCACCGCTTCCCTCGCCGCCCTGCGGCGTCACCTGCGAGACGTACGGTCGCGGCTCGACGAGGCGATGCTCGACTCCGCCGTCACGGCTCCCGTCGCCTCCGGTGCCCGTCCCGAGCCGACCGACGGCGACCAGCAGATTCTCGACCACCTGGCGCAGGTCGAGGAACAGGCGGAGGGGTCCGACGAGGAGAAAAACCGCTGGAAGCGCTGGATCGGCTGGAGCTTGATGGGCGGGGCCCTGCTGCTCGTGGGGACGATCCGCAGCCTGCTGCCCTCCCCCCTGCCCCCGGTTCCCGACGTGGTTCCGGCGGATTTCGCCCCGGCCACCGTCCTGACCCGGGTCGATCCGGCGGGGGCCCTGCTGGTGGCCACCGCCGATCCGGCATGGGACGCGGCGGACGCCTGGTCGCGTCGTCAGCAGGCCGTGCGGTTGATGAGCCTGGCCGAGAAGAAAGGCTTTCGCGCTGGTTTGCTCATCGCCGTCGATGGCCGCCCCCTGGCGTCCTGGTCGCCCGGTCGCCCGCCCCTGCTCAGGGAGGGCCCGGGCCGTGCGGCGATGACGCCGCAATCACCGGTGGCGCGCAGGCTCCGCGCCACTATGTTTGAAAGAGATGGCCAAGGTGGAATCCAGCATGCGCCCTGATCGTCGCGCCGGCGAGCGTGGGGCCGTCAAGTGCCCGGTGGAAGTGCGGGTGGGCGACAAGCCGCCCCTGCGGGGGCATACCCAGAACGTCTCGGCAACCGGATCCCTGCTGGTGCTGCCCTGCGATATCCCGCTGGGTGTCGAGTTCCGCCTGAGCCTCGAGTTGCCCGATGACCAGCCCCCCCTCGAGCTCTGGGCCATGGCGATTCGCCACGCTGCGGGCAGCGATGCCCATTCCCGTCCCGTCCGCCTGGGGGTGACCTTCATCCTGCCCCCCCTCGAAGCCGTCCGTCGTATTCGCAGCCTGATCTACGAATCCGCTCCGAACTGATCTCCCCGGAAATCCCACCCGCACTCTCTTCGTTGGCGGCATAATCGAACGCCGTCGGTCCTTGCCTCGAGCAGGACCCGGGAGAGGAGATTCCCATGCCCCGACGCGAGTTGTCCGTCGGCCTGGCCGGTCTGGGCCTGCACGGCGAACGCTACGCCAACCACCTGTTGCAGGGCCATGTTCCCGGCGCCCGCCTGGTGGCCGTCTGCCGGCGCCGACCGGATCTCTCCCGGGCCTGGGCGCGGGAGCACTCCCTGCGCCTGTACGGCTCCTTCGAAGAGCTGGCCGAGGCCCCGGGACTCGACGCCCTCGTGGCCGTGCTGCCTCCCTCCCAGCACGCCCCCGCCATTGCCACGGCGGCGGCGGCGGGGCGGCCCCTGCTGGTGGAGAAACCCGCGGCGGCCGGCGCCGACGCGGCGCGGCAGGCCCTGACCGCCGCCCGCCGGGCGGGCATCCCGGTGATGGTGGCCCAGACCTTGCGCTTCGACGCCACCATCACCGCCCTCGCCGAGGCCTTGCCCTCCATCGGCACGATCCAAACTCTCGCCATCAACCAGCGCTTCGAGCCGACCACGCGGGATTGGATCGACCGCCCCGGAGAAGGCGGCCTGGTCTTCAACACGGGTGTTCACGGCATCGACCTGATGCAGTACTTCACCGGCTGCCGGATCACCGAAGCGCGGGCCCTGGCCGGGCGCATCCATACCCGGAACACGGAAGACCTCTTCGTCGCTGCGCTTCGTCTCGAGCCGGGAGGCATTCTCGCCACCCTGGACAACTCCCGGGCCTGCGGCGCCCGCAGCGGCCGGGTGGAAATCGCCGGTACCCAGGGCCAGTTGGTGGCCGACCATGTGCACGGTATCTTGTGGCGCCTGCGGGGGCGCAGCCGGGAAGCGCTCCCGGTGGGACCGCCGGTGGCGACGTGCCGCGCGGTCCTCGCCGCCTTCGCCGACGCCCTGCGGGACGGTCGACCGATGCCGGTCCCCCTGGCCGAGGGGGTCGCGGCGGTGGAAGGCGCTCAGCTCGTCCAACAGGCTCTCGATCAAGAGGAGCAGGCAAACCCATGACCAAGATCATCGAGTGTGTTCCGAACGTCTCCGAGGGCCGTGACCAGGCTGTGCTCGAGCAGATCGCCGAGACGGTGCGCGGTGTCGAAGGCGTGGTACTGCTGGACGTGGATCCGGGAGCCGAGACCCATCGCACGGTCTTCACGTTCGTCGGCGATCCCGAAGCCGTGGCCGAGGCGGCGTTTCGCTTTGCCCGGACGGCCCTGCGCCTGATCGACATGACCCAGCATCGGGGAGCCCATGCGCGGATGGGTGCGGTGGACGTGATGCCCTTCGTGCCCGCCGGAGGCGGCGCCACCATGGACGACTGTGTCGCACTGGCCCGCCGGGTGGGCCGACGCATCGGGGAAGAACTCGAGATCCCGGTCTTCCTCTACGAGCGCGCCGCCACCCGGCCCCAGCGGCAAAGCCTGGCCGAAGTGCGCCGGGGCGAGTACGAAGGGCTGGCCGCCCGCCTCGCCACCGAGGAAGGACGCCCCGACTTCGGGCCCGCCGCTTTCGTTCCCCGTTCGGGCGCCACCGCCGTCGGCGCCCGCCCCTTCCTGATTGCCTACAACGTGGACCTCAATACCTCCGACCGGAAGCTGGCCCACGACATCGCCCTCGACATCCGCGAACAGGGGCGTTTGAGACGAGATGCCGACGGCAAGATCGTCCGCGACGCGGAGGGCAACAAGCTCCGCAAGCCCGGAATCCACCGCAACGTCCGCGCCGTCGGCTGGTACATCCCCGAGTTCGGCCGGGCCCAGGTCTCCATCAACCTCACCGATTTCAACGTCACCGCGCCTCACGAGGTCTTCGAGACGATCCGCAAGCTGGCCCGCGAGCGGGGCCTGCGGGTGACGGGCTCGGAGATCGTCGGCCTGGTCCCCCTCGAGGCGATGCTGATGGCCGGCCGCCACTACCTGGGCTTGCAGGGCCGCAGCGCCGCCCTGCCCGAACCCGACCTGGTCGCCCAGGCCATCGCCAGCCTGGGCCTCGACGACGTCAAACCCTTCGATCCGGCCCAGGCCATCATCGACTACCGCCTCGCCCCGCGGCAGCAGGGCCTGCGCGCGATGAGCCTGACCGATTTCGCCGACGAACTCTCCCGCCCCACCCCGGCTCCCGGCGGCGGCAGCGTGGCCGCCCTCGCCGGAGCCCTGGCCGCCTCGCTGGTTTCGATGGTCGCTTCGTTGACCCACGCCTCTTCGCGCACCTCGCCCGAGGCGCGCGAAGAACTCGAGGCCTGGGGCGTCCGGGCCCAGGCGCTCAAGGATGTGCTGCTCAAGGCCATCGACGACGATACCGCGGCCTTCGAAGCCATCGGAGCCGCCCGACGTCTGCCGCGCAAGACCGACGAGCAGAAAGCCGCCCGGGCCCAGGCGATGGTCGAGGCCACACGCCGCGCCATCGAGGTGCCCCTGACCGTCGTCGAGCAGGCGGCCGACGCCGCCGATCTGGCGCTGAAACTGGCCTCGAACGGCATGGAGGCCGCTGTCTCCGACGCCGGCGTCGCGGCCTGGTGCGCCCGCGCCGCGGCGGAGTCGGCGGCTCTCAACGTGCGGATCAATCTCCCCGGCTTGCCGTTGGAGGCCGAACGTTCGGCCCTGGCCGAGCGCCTCGAAAAGGCGTTGTCCCGGGCCCGCGACCTGGCCGCCCAGGCGGCCCGCAAAGCCGAGGAGCGAATCGCCTCCGGAAGCTGAGCGCAGCTATGCCGACTCGCCGGGAAACCGTTGGGAGGGGTCGATGCCGCGCAGTTCGAGAAGGCGGCAGATCACCGCGCCGATCTCCCGGTCGGGGGTGGAAGCACCGGCGGTGATGCCCACTTCCAGGTCTTTCTCCGGCAGCCATCCCCGGGAGAGGGCCATTTTCCCCGTGTCCGGCAGCCTGTGCCGAATTTCCCCGGCGCTGAGCAGCTCCCCCGCGCCTTCCACGTGATAGGTCGGCACCTTCTGGGCGCAGATCTCCGCCAGGTGGCCGGTATTCGACGAGTTGTAACCGCCGATGATGATCATCAGCTCCGGGGGCGACTCCATCATCTCCAGCACCGCCTGCTGCCGGTCTTCAGTGGCGGAACAGATGGTGTCGAAAGCCCGGAAATGCTCGTCGATGGCATCGCTCCCCCAGCGATCCTCGAGGGCCTGGCGGATCACCCGGGCCACCTCGAGGCTTTCCGAAGAGAGCATCGTGGTCTGATTGGCCATGCCGACCCGCTGCAAGTCGCGGCGGGGGTCGAAACTCTCGGAGACCGACTGCGCGAAACGGCGGAGGAAGGCCTCGCCGTCGGCCCCCTCGCCGGCCCGGATGAAACCCGCCACCTCATGCGTCTCTTCGAGGTTGCGCACCACCAGCACCTTGCCGCCCGGATATTGCAGGGCGCGGGAGGCGGTGGCCCGGGTCTCCTCGTGGTCCCACTTGCCGTGAATCAGGCAGGTGTACCCCTCTCGCGCAAAACGCTCGACGTTCTTCCAGACGTTGAGAACACTGCCGCAGGTGGTATCCACCAGGAGCGCGCCGGTTTCACGCAGCCGGGTCAGCAGATCGACGGTCACCCCGAACGCGGGAATCAGAACGACGTCCTCCGGGCCCACGTCTTCGAAAGCCACCGTCGAACCGTGACCTCCGTCGAGAAACTCGTAGCCCAGTTCCCGCAGGCGGGTGTTGACACCGGGGTTGTGGATGATCTCCCCGGTGATCAGCAGCCGCCGGCCGGGAAAATGCCGCCGGGTCTCGTAGGCGTAGTCCACCGCCCGCTCGACCCCGTAGCAAAAGCCGAACTCCTTGGCGATGCGGACCTTCAGTCCCGGCCAGGCCAAGGCGTGGCCGGCCAGGCGGGCCTGGCTGACCAGTTCGGACTCGTAGTCACGGGCCAGTTCTCCGGCGACCTCGCGGCGGAGCCCGAAACCCTTGCGGACGATATCTGGAAAATGGCTCAACGCTCTGTTCTCCGGGCTCTGCTCTGGCAAACCAGACCCTAACCCGAATTATGCACGAGCGCCCCCGGTGACGCCTTCACCCCGGAACGAAATTTGACCCTTCGGCGCTATGGGGGGAGGGGCGCGCCGAAGGGTCGGATGCCACGAAACGGTGGGTCACATCGGGAGCTTTTTTCTCCTGCCGGGCCGGGGGGAGAGTGCCCGGCAGGTCCGCTCCCAGTCAGGAGGATCTTGAGCCGGATATTAGGGCGAAGCGGGGCCGGCGAGGGGGCGGAGGGGGCCACTTTTGCTGCATATTCACCGCAAAAAAAGCACAGGGTCGATCCGCAAGCCCCCCGGCGGCGCCTATCCTTGCCCGGATTCCGCTTCTTTCAGGCCCAGGAAGACCTCCATCTGCTCCCGTACCGCCTGACTGTGCTCCGGGTGCAGCACGTTGAGGCGATACTCGTTGATCATTTTTGTCTGCATCTCGATCCACTGCCGGTAGCAGGGATCGCAGACAGACGCGCGAATCTCCCGGCCGAGGTCTCCGGGCCAGGGCTCGTAGTCGAGCCGCGGCCCTTCACCTCCACAACGTCGGCACTTCCACTGCTGATCGGGTGAGGTCATAACGCTTTCTCCTTGAGCGCGACAGTTTAGCCGCCCCGCCCCGGGGGGGCGAACACTCCCGGCCCGCGGGTTGGCCGAAGCTGGGGATCGCCCACCGGGGAAGGTGCCCCGTTGGGCGGGCACGCCCGTGGGCCGTTGCGGGTCGAGGGGCTGCCTGTCGCGGGTCAGGAAGGGTCCCGCCGAGCCTGGATGCTGGCCTCCTCGAGCTTCTGCCGGCAGGGGTCCGCCTCGTCGCCATGCCGCGGCAGAGCCAGGATGCGCGGAGTCCACGGATCCTCGCGACGGTAAGCCTCACCGCGCACCGGGCAGGGCTCCACGCGGCATCCGGCACAGAGGCTCGGCGAACAGGGGTCCGGATGGACCAGCACTTCCCCCGGCGCCGCCAGGCCTTCGATCAGGGCCGCGGAAAGTTCCTGTTGCGCCTCGTGTACCCGCTCCAGTTCCCAGTAGCGCGGCAGGGTCAGATGGAAGTCGATATGGACGAAATCGCCCGAACTCCAGGCCCGCAGCAGGTGAACATCGATCCACTCGTCCCGGCGCAGCCGCCGGAGGACTTCGGCGATGCGCGCGATCAGTCGCGGGTCCTGCCGGTCCATCAGCCGCCCCCCCGCCTCCCGCAGAAGCTGGACCCCGTTGAGGGTGATGATCGAGGCCACCAGGCAGGCGGCCAGGGGATCGAGAATCACGAAACCGGTCAGCTTCACCAGCAGGAGGCCGACGATCACACCCGCGGTGGTCACCGTATCGGCCAGCAGGTGCCGCCCCTCGCCGACCAGGGTCAGGCTACCGCACCGTTTTCCGCGGAGGACGAGGAACGAGCCGATCAGCAGGTTGGCCAGCGCCGCCGCTACGGCCAGGGTCAGTCCGGTGCCCAGGTCGCTGAGGGGACGGGGATCGAGCAGCGCGGGAATCGCCTCCCGCGCGATGCCCGCCGCGGCCAGGAGAATCATCACTCCCGCAAGCCCGGCGGAAAAGAACTCGATGCGCCCGTGTCCGTAGGGATGGGAGCTGTCCGCCGGTCGGGAAGCGTAGACGACACTGAAGAGTCCGAAAGCCCCGGTGAGCACGTTGACCAGCGATTCGACCGCGTCGGAGAGCAGGGCCTGGCTGGAGGTCAGCCACCAGGCCACCACTTTCAGCCCGCCGATCAGCACCGCCAGCACCAGCACTGCGGACATCACGACGACGGTACGGCCCTGGCCCGAGATGCTGTCGCGTACCTTCTCGCCTCGCTCCATCGAGCCCAGTCTACCCGGATCTTTCCCGTCCCTCGAAACGACGTCGCGGCCGAGCGCTGCAGGCCGGAACCCCCAGCGCCCGCCCCCTTCCGCAGGGAGCCGACCGGACCAGGCGCCGGAGCAAGCCGTCGAGCGGTTTGGCAGACGGGTTCGGGGGCCCCAGAATCGACCCATGCATGCCGCCCCCATCGAGCCCGCCGATCGCCGCGTCCGGAAACGCGGACCGGTCGGTCGCCGCGTACTGGCCCTGACCTTGCTCCTGCTGGCTGTCGGTTTTCTCGCCTGGCAGGTCCAGCGCGCCGGCCCACGAGAGATCGCCTCACGCCTGGTCGAGGTGAGCTGGCCCTGGCTGGGGGTGATCGCAGCGCTGACCCTCGCCCGCTACCTGGTGGCGTCCATGAAACTGGCAGCCATCAGCCGGCGCCTGATGCGGGTGCGATTCGCGGCCTACGTGCCGATCTTCCTCGCCTCGCAGATTCTCACCCTGGTGATCCCGGGCCTCCGGGTCGGAGGCACCATCCTGCGGGCCCACCTGGCCAACCGACGCTTCGGAGGCGGCTTCGCCCGTCACCTGGGGCCCAATATCCTCGACCAGCTCACCCTCTTCGCGGCCTGGCTGATCGCCGCCGGCGTTCTGCTGCCCGTGGCCGCGGCGGAAACCGCCGGCCCCGTGCCCTATCGTCCCTTTCTCCTGCTGGCGGGATTGACCGGAGCCTTCGTCGGAGGCTTTTTCCTCTTCCGGCGCCACTGGCCGGCCATCCACCGCTGGCTGAGGTTCGAGCGCCGCGGCCTGAAAGCCCGGGTGGCCCAGGCCCTGGCCCAGGCCCTGGAAGGCACGGGCACCCTGGTCACCGATCCGACCGCCATCTTCCTCGGCCTGGGCGGCGGCCTGCTCTTCGTGCTGCTGGCCGGGCTCTGCCAGCACGCCGCCCTGCACGCCCTGGGCGAGCCGGTGGCCTGGTGGACCTCCCTGCTCGCGGTGGTCGTGGGAACCACGGCCGGCACCGCTTCGGGCACCCCGGGAGGCCTGGGAGTCGCCGAGGCGGCCCAGGTGGTCTACCTCCAGGGGCAAGGCATCCCCCCGGGGATGGCGACGGCGGCCGTGCTGCTGGCCCGGGGCGCGTACTACATTTCGATCCTGGCTACCGGCGGCCTGTCCTTCGCCTGGGAAGCCCGACAAGGACACCTGGCGGGGTTGATGGGAGGCCGGTTACCAGCCGCTGCCCACGATCCAGTGAGCCGTCCCCAGGACATGACCTCTTAGCTCGCCCTCCATCCGGTCGGCATCCGCTCCGGGCTCGAGAGAGACCGGGCGGTCGAGGGCGTAGAGGGTGAAGCGCAGGCGTCGCCCCCCCCCCATTTCGAGGGGCGGTGCGGCAAAGCCCGGCAGCCCATCGCCCACCCGGGCCTGGGACAGGCCGGCGACCCGGGCCTCCCGGGGCAGGCCCGGGGGCAGGCCCCGGCGATCGGGCGTGATGTTCCACACGGCCCAGAAGATCCGGCCGCGGCCGATCGCGGAATCGTCACGGGCCACCAGCGCGAGACTCGCCGTACCCGGCGGGACCGCCTGCCAGTTCAGCTCGGGGCTCCCGCCGAAACGTCCCATCATGGTGATCGCGGTCCAGCCGCCGGCAGCCGGTCCTGCCGGTTGCAGGTGGAATCCCGGACTCTCGTTACGCAAAGCGCTGTCCACGCCGGCGGCCAGGGAAACCGCGGCGACGAGGAGCAGGATGGGCAGGCTGAGTCTGAGGTCCATGGACCCGGAATGTACCGCGAAACCCGGCTCCGGCAGGGAGAGCCGGGGAATCGGGCGAAATTGGAGGAGGACGGAGCCAGGCGGTATCCTGCTGGCCATGGACTCGGCTGGAGGGCAACCCGACCCGCAGGCGTTTGCGCTGCGGCGGGAGTTGAGGGACTTGATCGACCACCTGGTCGAAGGGGGATGCGGACACCGGCGCCGCTTCGAGGAAGTCCTCGAACGCCTCGGACGCTCCCGCCGCCTGGCGCTCCGGCAGATGATCGCCATCCTCCGCCATCACCCCGTGGGCGACCAGGTGTCCGCCCTGGAGATCCTCGGCCGTCTGGCCCGCCCCTCCGATGCGCGACAACTCGCCGCCATCGCTTCCAACAGTGACGAGCCGGAGACCTGCCGCGTGCTCTGCGCGATGGTCGTACTGGGACTCGACCAGGGCGAACGCCTGGACGGCGCGGAGATCTCCGGCCTGGTGCTGCGCTGGCAGGCGCGACACCTGGCCGAGGAACCGGGACTGCGCGAGCCGCTGCTCCGACTCTATGCCTCGGCTCCTCCGGACGAGCGGCGACGCTGGCTGGCCCTGCAGGACGACCAGCTCGACGAGGTGGAAGGCCGCGCAGCGGTGTTCGAAATGCTGCTGGAAGCCGAGAACGATCCCTCCTTGCGGGAAATGGCCCTCGAGGCCCTGATTCGCATCCCCCACCCCACCGTGCGGGCGGCCCTGCGCCGGATTCGACCGCAGGGGCCCTACGAGCGGGACTTCGTCACCGGCGCCCTGGCAGCCCTGGCGGCAAGCGCCGACCCCGTGGCCGTGCCGGAGGGCTGGAGCGCCCGGATCGGCTTCTGCGATGGATCGGGTGCCTTTCCCCTGCGCTTCGACTTCCTCCGTGAAGGCCAACGCCCGCGCTGCGCCCTGTTCATCATCGATCTCGAACGAGGCCCCACCGAGGCGCTGGCGCTGGTGGGCAACGAGGTCGCCCGCTACGACGGGCTGGACGGCGATCTTCCCGGAGAAAACGGGGGCGCTGGCGAACCCGAGCTCTACCCCATCGCGATCAACCGGGCCCTGGCCCTGCTCGAAGAGGCCCGACGCCAAGCGGGGCCGGGCCGGATCCCCGCCTGTCCCGACTTCGAGGATGCTTGCCGGCTGCTCGATCCGCTCGCCGACGTGATGCCCG
This DNA window, taken from Acidobacteriota bacterium, encodes the following:
- a CDS encoding YbhB/YbcL family Raf kinase inhibitor-like protein; this encodes MDLRLSLPILLLVAAVSLAAGVDSALRNESPGFHLQPAGPAAGGWTAITMMGRFGGSPELNWQAVPPGTASLALVARDDSAIGRGRIFWAVWNITPDRRGLPPGLPREARVAGLSQARVGDGLPGFAAPPLEMGGGRRLRFTLYALDRPVSLEPGADADRMEGELRGHVLGTAHWIVGSGW
- the ftcD gene encoding glutamate formimidoyltransferase, with the protein product MTKIIECVPNVSEGRDQAVLEQIAETVRGVEGVVLLDVDPGAETHRTVFTFVGDPEAVAEAAFRFARTALRLIDMTQHRGAHARMGAVDVMPFVPAGGGATMDDCVALARRVGRRIGEELEIPVFLYERAATRPQRQSLAEVRRGEYEGLAARLATEEGRPDFGPAAFVPRSGATAVGARPFLIAYNVDLNTSDRKLAHDIALDIREQGRLRRDADGKIVRDAEGNKLRKPGIHRNVRAVGWYIPEFGRAQVSINLTDFNVTAPHEVFETIRKLARERGLRVTGSEIVGLVPLEAMLMAGRHYLGLQGRSAALPEPDLVAQAIASLGLDDVKPFDPAQAIIDYRLAPRQQGLRAMSLTDFADELSRPTPAPGGGSVAALAGALAASLVSMVASLTHASSRTSPEAREELEAWGVRAQALKDVLLKAIDDDTAAFEAIGAARRLPRKTDEQKAARAQAMVEATRRAIEVPLTVVEQAADAADLALKLASNGMEAAVSDAGVAAWCARAAAESAALNVRINLPGLPLEAERSALAERLEKALSRARDLAAQAARKAEERIASGS
- a CDS encoding lysylphosphatidylglycerol synthase transmembrane domain-containing protein — its product is MHAAPIEPADRRVRKRGPVGRRVLALTLLLLAVGFLAWQVQRAGPREIASRLVEVSWPWLGVIAALTLARYLVASMKLAAISRRLMRVRFAAYVPIFLASQILTLVIPGLRVGGTILRAHLANRRFGGGFARHLGPNILDQLTLFAAWLIAAGVLLPVAAAETAGPVPYRPFLLLAGLTGAFVGGFFLFRRHWPAIHRWLRFERRGLKARVAQALAQALEGTGTLVTDPTAIFLGLGGGLLFVLLAGLCQHAALHALGEPVAWWTSLLAVVVGTTAGTASGTPGGLGVAEAAQVVYLQGQGIPPGMATAAVLLARGAYYISILATGGLSFAWEARQGHLAGLMGGRLPAAAHDPVSRPQDMTS
- a CDS encoding Gfo/Idh/MocA family oxidoreductase encodes the protein MPRRELSVGLAGLGLHGERYANHLLQGHVPGARLVAVCRRRPDLSRAWAREHSLRLYGSFEELAEAPGLDALVAVLPPSQHAPAIATAAAAGRPLLVEKPAAAGADAARQALTAARRAGIPVMVAQTLRFDATITALAEALPSIGTIQTLAINQRFEPTTRDWIDRPGEGGLVFNTGVHGIDLMQYFTGCRITEARALAGRIHTRNTEDLFVAALRLEPGGILATLDNSRACGARSGRVEIAGTQGQLVADHVHGILWRLRGRSREALPVGPPVATCRAVLAAFADALRDGRPMPVPLAEGVAAVEGAQLVQQALDQEEQANP
- a CDS encoding PilZ domain-containing protein codes for the protein MRPDRRAGERGAVKCPVEVRVGDKPPLRGHTQNVSATGSLLVLPCDIPLGVEFRLSLELPDDQPPLELWAMAIRHAAGSDAHSRPVRLGVTFILPPLEAVRRIRSLIYESAPN
- a CDS encoding 4-hydroxy-3-methylbut-2-enyl diphosphate reductase, coding for MSHFPDIVRKGFGLRREVAGELARDYESELVSQARLAGHALAWPGLKVRIAKEFGFCYGVERAVDYAYETRRHFPGRRLLITGEIIHNPGVNTRLRELGYEFLDGGHGSTVAFEDVGPEDVVLIPAFGVTVDLLTRLRETGALLVDTTCGSVLNVWKNVERFAREGYTCLIHGKWDHEETRATASRALQYPGGKVLVVRNLEETHEVAGFIRAGEGADGEAFLRRFAQSVSESFDPRRDLQRVGMANQTTMLSSESLEVARVIRQALEDRWGSDAIDEHFRAFDTICSATEDRQQAVLEMMESPPELMIIIGGYNSSNTGHLAEICAQKVPTYHVEGAGELLSAGEIRHRLPDTGKMALSRGWLPEKDLEVGITAGASTPDREIGAVICRLLELRGIDPSQRFPGESA
- a CDS encoding type II secretion system protein, whose protein sequence is MSTSAGNGRPGSTAGLTLLETLVALALVAILTSLAVPTFGRALVAARQQRLAAAAGQIFTAVRRYQADHGHPPAPGSLRPDGFNLRTLTPLADRGYLAGPEAILTQLKDRRVTAYDTSGPDGSSGFWLLLIDADSPELQILAASTDDFPLAPGRWLEGIYLLRGEQLEKLRGAPSLAPTRRTRAAGGPGEPPRG
- a CDS encoding Fe(2+)-trafficking protein, which encodes MTSPDQQWKCRRCGGEGPRLDYEPWPGDLGREIRASVCDPCYRQWIEMQTKMINEYRLNVLHPEHSQAVREQMEVFLGLKEAESGQG
- a CDS encoding cation diffusion facilitator family transporter → MERGEKVRDSISGQGRTVVVMSAVLVLAVLIGGLKVVAWWLTSSQALLSDAVESLVNVLTGAFGLFSVVYASRPADSSHPYGHGRIEFFSAGLAGVMILLAAAGIAREAIPALLDPRPLSDLGTGLTLAVAAALANLLIGSFLVLRGKRCGSLTLVGEGRHLLADTVTTAGVIVGLLLVKLTGFVILDPLAACLVASIITLNGVQLLREAGGRLMDRQDPRLIARIAEVLRRLRRDEWIDVHLLRAWSSGDFVHIDFHLTLPRYWELERVHEAQQELSAALIEGLAAPGEVLVHPDPCSPSLCAGCRVEPCPVRGEAYRREDPWTPRILALPRHGDEADPCRQKLEEASIQARRDPS